TGGAGGTGCAGAAACTGTACGGAATCATCATGGAAGGCAAGCCGTCAGGAGGACTCCCCGGAAGCGGATGGGGCCGAAAAACCCTCAGCGAAGCAGCCGAAACCATCGGCGTCACACCGCTGGCGCTGCAACAGGCACTGAAGCAGCAGGGCATCGAAGCCTCATCGGAGGAAACCATCCGTGATATCGCCACCAGCAACGGCATCGAGCCGTCGGAACTGGTCGACAGAATTGGCCGGATGGCAGAAAAACGGTAACAGCAAGCGCGCTCAACGCCGGGGACGGCAGAGCGCGCCATACAGCTCCGGTCGCCGGTCGGCGAAGATATCATTGAACTCATTGAAGCTCTTGTCGCGGCAGATTCGGGGATCGATCTCCGACACCATCACCCGATCACCATCCGCTTCGGCAAGCGCAACCGCTTCTCCCCACGGATCATAGACCGCTGAACACCCCTTGAACAGCAACGTCTCCTCACCTCTCGTTTCAGTACCACAACGGTTCGCCACAGCTACGTAGACCTTGTTCTCGATGGCACGGGCAGGCATCACCTTTCTCCAGGCATCGGTCACCAGATTCGACGGGCAGGCGATCAGGTCGGCCCCATCAAGCGCCAGCACGCGGCTCACTTCGGGAAAGCGCCAGTCGTAGCAGAGCATGATGCCGATGGAGAGATCGAGCCGCTCGTCGCGAATAACCGGAAAGCCGGTATCGCCGGGTTCGAACACGAACCGCTCCTTGTAAAACAGATGCGACTTGCGATAGATGAGCGGCGCTGAACCATCGGGACGAAAAACAAACACCGAATTGTAGAAGCGATCACCCGCATTTTCAGCTATGCCCGCCACAATAATTGCCCGCTTTTCAGCCGCAAGCCTGCTGAAAAAGCTACTGGCCCGGCCATCCGGCGCTTCGGCATAAGGCACAAGCTGCTCCCGGGACACAAAGAAATAGCCGCTGGTGCACAGCTCGGGCAGCACAACCACATCAGCCTGTATCGGCTCAAGTAATCTGCCGATCGCTTCGAGATTCGCCTCGGGCTCGCCGAGCCGGGGCGTGAACTGAACCGTAGCCAGACGAATCATGAGCGGCCACCTCCGGATGAACCAAATCTTGCCCGCACCATCCGGGCGACAGACATGGCCTCGCTCCTGAAAATCAGAACGCCGAGGCCAAGATAGCAGAGCACGATGAACAGCTTCACCACGAGCGCCAAAGAGCCCGGAAAGCCGAAACCTTCAAGCCAGAGCAAGACATCACCCTGATACCCGGCAAACAGTAGTCCCGCGCCAAGCAGCAGGGCAAGGCGGCCCCAGTCATAG
This portion of the Chlorobaculum parvum NCIB 8327 genome encodes:
- a CDS encoding nitrilase-related carbon-nitrogen hydrolase, translated to MIRLATVQFTPRLGEPEANLEAIGRLLEPIQADVVVLPELCTSGYFFVSREQLVPYAEAPDGRASSFFSRLAAEKRAIIVAGIAENAGDRFYNSVFVFRPDGSAPLIYRKSHLFYKERFVFEPGDTGFPVIRDERLDLSIGIMLCYDWRFPEVSRVLALDGADLIACPSNLVTDAWRKVMPARAIENKVYVAVANRCGTETRGEETLLFKGCSAVYDPWGEAVALAEADGDRVMVSEIDPRICRDKSFNEFNDIFADRRPELYGALCRPRR